The genomic stretch GCCAATGTGCGGCTCGCCGTCGACGCCGTGCATCAGGACAAGCCGACAAAGGAGCGGGCCGCGCTCGTCGACTGGTATGTGGCGATGGTGGGCCTGAAACACGCCCGCGACCGCAAGCCGTCTGAACTGTCAGGTGGCATGCGCCAGCGCGTCTCGGTTGCCCGCGCGCTTGCCATGCAGCCGGATTTGCTGCTGCTCGACGAGCCGCTGTCGGCGCTCGATGCGCTGACCCGCGCCAAGCTGCAGGACGAACTGGCCGATATCTCCGAAAAAGAGAAGAAAACCATCATCCTCGTTACCAATGATGTCGACGAGGCCATTCTTCTGGCCGACCGGATCGTGCCGCTGACGCCCGGTCCCGATGCCACATTCGGCCCGTCCTTCGATGTGAATATCGCCCGGCCCCGCGAACGCGCGGCGATGAATTCCGACCCCGATTTCATCCGCCTGCGCGCGTCGATCACCGAATATCTGATGGATGTCGGCGTCAGCGCCAAGCCGGACACCGCGCGGGTGGAAACGCTGCCCAATGTCGTTCCGATTTCGCTCAAGTCGACCTCGAAGCCGCTGCCGGCGGCCTATCGCGAAAAGGCGCAGTCGGCGATCGAGACCGGCTATGTCGAGTTTTCCAACGTCACCAAGATCTATCCGACGCCCAAGGGTCCGCTGACGGTGGTTGACGGCTTCGACCTGAAGATGAAGAAGGGCGAGTTCATTTCCGTGATCGGCCATTCCGGCTGCGGAAAGTCGACTGTGCTGTCGATGGCGGCGGGGCTGAACCCGATCAATGCCGGGGGTATCATTCTCGACGGGCGCGAGATTTCCGGCGCCGGGCCGGATCGCGCCGTGGTGTTTCAGGCCCCCTCGCTGATGCCATGGCTGACGGCCCGCGAGAATGTCGCTCTCGGCGTTGACCGGGTCTATCCGAAGGCAAGCCCTGCCGAGCGCCGCGATATCGTCGAATATTATCTCGAGCGCGTCGGCCTTGGCGATGCCATGCACCGGCCGGCGGCCGACATGTCGAACGGCATGCGCCAGCGCGTCGGCATTGCCCGCGCCTTCGCGCTGTCGCCGAAGCTTTTGCTGCTCGACGAGCCCTTCGGCATGCTCGACAGCCTGACCCGCTGGGAGCTGCAGGAGGTGCTGATGGAGGTCTGGTCGCGCACCAAGGTCACCGCAATCTGCGTGACCCATGATGTCGACGAGGCGATCCTGCTGGCCGACCGGGTGGTGATGATGTCGAACGGGCCGAACGCCCGCATCGGCAATATCATGGAGGTCGATCT from Martelella sp. AD-3 encodes the following:
- a CDS encoding ABC transporter ATP-binding protein, with protein sequence MMSTILQLKGVEKGFGEGVKRNPVLSDISLDVQEGEFIAILGFSGAGKTTLMSMLAGLEKPDAGEILFRGAPVEGPSPKRGIVFQNYALMPWLSVEANVRLAVDAVHQDKPTKERAALVDWYVAMVGLKHARDRKPSELSGGMRQRVSVARALAMQPDLLLLDEPLSALDALTRAKLQDELADISEKEKKTIILVTNDVDEAILLADRIVPLTPGPDATFGPSFDVNIARPRERAAMNSDPDFIRLRASITEYLMDVGVSAKPDTARVETLPNVVPISLKSTSKPLPAAYREKAQSAIETGYVEFSNVTKIYPTPKGPLTVVDGFDLKMKKGEFISVIGHSGCGKSTVLSMAAGLNPINAGGIILDGREISGAGPDRAVVFQAPSLMPWLTARENVALGVDRVYPKASPAERRDIVEYYLERVGLGDAMHRPAADMSNGMRQRVGIARAFALSPKLLLLDEPFGMLDSLTRWELQEVLMEVWSRTKVTAICVTHDVDEAILLADRVVMMSNGPNARIGNIMEVDLPRPRSRKALLDHPDYYAYREELLEFLEAYEGGASPAEEQLAAIRQKRDQRISRQTCNKRVAAE